From Polynucleobacter difficilis, a single genomic window includes:
- the moeA gene encoding molybdopterin molybdotransferase MoeA: MSATSLSPNAPHLLNTGLTVEETRAAISDLVDQLLASDAFAETESVALDQGLNRVLASDVLSPIDVPAADNSAMDGFAFRGAELSSGPLTQLMVVGTVFAGAPFTGSLAAGQCLKIMTGALMPSQCDTVIPQEMTQKLPLAGDSIERIQFESNAVSSGENRRLRGEDLAQGSVAIAAGRILRPSDLGLAASLGINTLTVKRKLRVAILSSGNELRPLGVALDSGSIYDSNRYSLMGLLNRLSLDVLDCGIIQDDPLALKSAFTKAALKADVIISSGGVSVGEADFTKQVMQELGDVGFWKIAMRPGRPMAFGILKPVPNQTPPRTTLFFGLPGNPVAVMVTFYQFVQSALLQLSGATQLRPPLTQAIASAAIRKKPGRTEYQRGILEIGPDGKTLVRVTGSQGAGILRSMSEANCFIVLGHEQGNIAAGDLVNVVLFEGLL, from the coding sequence ATGAGCGCTACATCCCTCTCACCCAATGCTCCACATTTACTAAACACTGGACTCACGGTCGAAGAAACCCGTGCAGCCATTTCTGATCTCGTAGATCAATTGCTCGCCTCAGACGCATTCGCTGAAACCGAATCGGTTGCACTCGATCAAGGCCTCAATCGCGTTTTGGCGAGTGATGTGTTGTCGCCGATTGATGTACCGGCTGCTGACAATTCAGCGATGGATGGCTTTGCCTTTCGGGGAGCAGAACTTAGTAGTGGTCCCCTTACTCAACTGATGGTTGTGGGCACCGTTTTTGCTGGTGCTCCGTTTACCGGCTCACTCGCAGCAGGTCAATGCCTCAAGATCATGACGGGGGCATTGATGCCCAGCCAATGCGATACCGTCATACCTCAGGAAATGACGCAAAAACTTCCCCTTGCCGGCGATAGCATTGAGCGCATTCAATTTGAATCGAATGCGGTTTCAAGTGGGGAGAATCGCCGCTTGCGCGGCGAGGATCTGGCACAAGGCTCGGTGGCCATTGCGGCAGGACGCATTTTGCGGCCATCGGATTTGGGTTTGGCTGCATCGCTCGGCATTAATACACTGACGGTAAAACGCAAATTACGGGTAGCCATCCTCTCGTCGGGCAATGAGCTGCGACCCCTGGGAGTGGCCCTAGACTCAGGCAGTATTTATGACAGCAATCGCTATAGCCTGATGGGGCTTCTCAATCGCCTGAGCCTGGATGTGCTTGATTGCGGAATCATTCAAGACGATCCGCTAGCATTAAAGAGCGCCTTTACAAAAGCAGCATTAAAGGCGGATGTGATCATTTCCTCGGGCGGGGTCTCGGTTGGTGAGGCTGACTTCACTAAACAGGTTATGCAGGAATTAGGGGATGTGGGCTTTTGGAAAATTGCCATGCGCCCTGGACGGCCAATGGCATTTGGCATTCTCAAACCGGTTCCCAATCAAACTCCTCCGCGCACCACTTTATTTTTTGGTTTGCCCGGTAATCCCGTGGCAGTCATGGTCACCTTCTATCAATTTGTTCAATCAGCACTCTTGCAGCTAAGCGGCGCAACGCAGCTCAGACCGCCACTGACCCAGGCAATTGCATCGGCAGCGATTCGTAAAAAGCCCGGCAGAACCGAATACCAACGGGGCATTTTAGAAATCGGCCCTGATGGCAAGACGCTGGTTCGAGTCACTGGCAGCCAAGGTGCAGGCATCTTGCGGTCGATGAGTGAGGCCAACTGCTTTATTGTTTTGGGCCACGAGCAAGGCAATATTGCGGCAGGCGACCTAGTAAATGTGGTGCTTTTTGAGGGACTGCTTTAA
- a CDS encoding 2-hydroxyacid dehydrogenase: protein MNTTSKPKILVSRAIFPEALAELEQSFDVISNQADVVMTPEALASQLAGVSAALVTGSERIDAKALAQAKGLKIVANISVGYNNFDVPAMTAAGVMATNTPDVLTDTTADFGFALLMATARRVTESERWIRDGNWNQWSIVTNPLGMDIHHTTLGIIGMGRIGQGIAKRALGFGMNVIYHNRSRLPEADEKACQARYVDKETLLKEADHVILVLPYSAESHHTIGAKEIALMKPTATLVNIARGGIVDDVALAAALKAKTIFAAGLDVFEGEPKVHPDLLACSNVVLAPHIASASEKTRRAMIALAARNVRAALAGDKPPSLINAEVFAK, encoded by the coding sequence ATGAATACCACCTCAAAACCCAAAATCCTTGTCTCCAGAGCTATTTTCCCTGAGGCGCTGGCTGAGCTAGAACAATCCTTTGACGTTATTTCCAATCAGGCCGATGTGGTGATGACCCCGGAAGCCCTTGCCTCTCAGTTGGCTGGCGTATCTGCTGCATTGGTAACGGGTAGCGAACGCATCGATGCCAAGGCCCTTGCGCAGGCCAAAGGCCTGAAGATTGTGGCTAACATTTCGGTGGGGTATAACAATTTTGATGTGCCGGCGATGACGGCTGCTGGCGTGATGGCAACGAATACCCCTGATGTGCTCACGGATACAACCGCAGACTTTGGCTTTGCCTTACTAATGGCAACCGCGCGCCGCGTAACTGAGTCCGAGCGCTGGATTCGGGACGGCAATTGGAATCAGTGGTCGATTGTTACCAATCCATTAGGAATGGATATCCACCACACCACGCTTGGCATTATTGGCATGGGCCGCATCGGCCAAGGCATTGCGAAGCGCGCCTTGGGCTTTGGTATGAATGTGATTTATCACAATCGCAGTCGCTTGCCCGAGGCGGATGAAAAAGCCTGCCAAGCACGCTATGTTGATAAAGAAACCCTGCTCAAGGAAGCAGATCACGTTATTTTGGTGCTGCCTTATTCGGCTGAGAGTCATCACACGATTGGCGCAAAAGAAATTGCACTCATGAAACCCACCGCAACGCTGGTGAATATTGCCCGCGGCGGAATTGTGGACGACGTTGCTTTGGCTGCAGCACTCAAAGCCAAGACTATCTTTGCGGCGGGCCTCGATGTATTTGAGGGCGAGCCCAAAGTGCATCCGGATTTATTAGCCTGCTCGAATGTCGTGCTGGCTCCGCATATCGCCAGTGCAAGCGAAAAAACCCGTAGGGCCATGATTGCGCTAGCCGCTCGAAACGTTCGGGCAGCGCTTGCTGGCGATAAACCACCAAGCCTGATTAATGCAGAGGTATTTGCGAAGTAA
- the fdxA gene encoding ferredoxin FdxA, which translates to MTYVVTEACIRCKYTDCVDVCPVDCFREGPNFLVIDPDECIDCAVCVPECPVNAIYAEDDVPGDQQAFIKMNLDLAQGWPSITKSKGALPDADEWKDVTAKLDQLVK; encoded by the coding sequence ATGACCTACGTTGTTACTGAAGCCTGTATTCGCTGCAAATATACCGACTGCGTTGATGTCTGTCCGGTTGATTGCTTTCGCGAAGGACCTAACTTTTTAGTGATTGATCCCGATGAGTGCATCGATTGCGCTGTATGCGTTCCGGAATGCCCCGTCAATGCGATTTATGCAGAAGACGATGTGCCGGGCGATCAGCAAGCATTCATCAAAATGAATTTGGATCTGGCGCAGGGCTGGCCATCGATTACCAAGTCCAAGGGCGCCCTTCCCGACGCAGACGAATGGAAAGACGTTACTGCCAAACTAGATCAACTCGTCAAGTAA
- a CDS encoding NAD(P)/FAD-dependent oxidoreductase, whose translation MQAIETDAVIIGAGPVGLFQAFELGLLEIQAHIIDALPQAGGQCMALYPNKPIYDIPGIPVCTGRELTDNLLRQIAPFKPPMHLGQAVMELKQEDDSRFLIRTTAGQSFISKTIFIAAGVGAFQARTLALDGIAAFENKQLFYFVEEPEQFNQRTIVICGGDETAVEWAIHFASTAKHVTLVHRRSELKADKHILDQFHNLRAAGKITLCVGQATGYASNDGQLTALEVEDPDGHQQTIPLDALLVFFGLSPKLGPIVDWGLALSRKQIEVDTAHFESSIPGIFAVGDINTYPGKKKLILSGFHEAALAAFAAAQVIFPDRPVQLQYTTTSPKLQQLLGLQKPA comes from the coding sequence GTGCAAGCAATTGAAACCGATGCGGTCATTATTGGCGCGGGCCCAGTTGGTTTATTTCAAGCATTTGAACTCGGTTTACTGGAAATTCAGGCGCACATTATTGATGCATTGCCACAAGCCGGCGGCCAGTGCATGGCGCTCTACCCCAATAAACCCATTTACGATATTCCAGGCATACCGGTCTGCACCGGTCGCGAGCTAACCGATAATCTCCTACGGCAGATTGCCCCCTTTAAGCCGCCGATGCATTTGGGTCAGGCGGTAATGGAGTTAAAGCAAGAAGACGATTCGCGTTTTTTGATACGCACTACCGCAGGCCAATCCTTTATCAGCAAAACCATTTTTATTGCCGCTGGCGTTGGGGCGTTTCAAGCCCGTACCTTAGCGCTCGATGGCATTGCTGCGTTTGAGAACAAGCAACTCTTCTATTTCGTTGAAGAGCCCGAGCAATTTAATCAGCGCACCATCGTCATTTGCGGTGGCGATGAAACTGCTGTGGAATGGGCCATTCATTTTGCGTCTACTGCCAAGCACGTCACCCTGGTACACCGTCGCAGTGAATTGAAAGCAGACAAACACATCCTGGATCAATTTCATAATCTGCGCGCCGCTGGAAAAATTACTCTTTGCGTTGGGCAGGCCACTGGCTATGCAAGTAATGATGGTCAGCTAACGGCGCTTGAAGTTGAGGATCCAGATGGCCATCAGCAAACCATCCCGCTTGATGCCCTGCTCGTCTTTTTTGGCCTCTCCCCCAAATTGGGGCCCATTGTCGATTGGGGCCTCGCACTCAGTCGCAAGCAAATTGAAGTGGATACCGCCCACTTTGAAAGCAGCATCCCAGGGATTTTTGCGGTTGGCGATATCAATACCTATCCCGGTAAGAAAAAACTGATCCTATCGGGCTTTCATGAGGCGGCATTGGCGGCTTTTGCGGCCGCCCAGGTCATTTTTCCGGATCGACCGGTGCAGTTGCAATACACCACTACCTCACCCAAATTGCAGCAATTGCTGGGCTTACAGAAGCCTGCGTAA
- a CDS encoding thymidylate synthase: MHQYHQLMQHVLNQGVQKSDRTGTGTVSVFGYQMRFNLADGFPMVTTKKLHLKSIIYELLWFLNGSTDNNWLKERGVSIWNEWAAPDGELGPIYGYQWRSWPAPNGQHIDQISEVVNSIKTNPDSRRLIVSAWNVADIPRMALAPCHAFFQFYVADGKLSCQLYQRSADIFLGVPFNIASYALLTHMVAQQCDLEPGEFIWTGGDCHLYSNHLEQVELQLSRKPFPLPQLKIGRKPASLFDYAFEDFEIVGYECHPHIKAPVAI, from the coding sequence ATGCATCAATACCACCAACTTATGCAGCATGTCCTAAACCAGGGCGTTCAAAAATCCGATCGAACCGGCACCGGCACCGTCTCTGTTTTTGGCTATCAAATGCGCTTTAATCTGGCCGACGGTTTTCCGATGGTAACGACCAAAAAGTTACACCTCAAATCCATCATCTATGAATTACTGTGGTTTCTGAATGGCAGCACCGACAATAATTGGTTAAAAGAGCGCGGCGTTTCGATTTGGAATGAATGGGCAGCGCCCGATGGTGAATTAGGCCCGATCTACGGTTACCAATGGCGTTCATGGCCCGCACCCAATGGCCAGCACATCGATCAAATCAGCGAAGTCGTCAACAGCATCAAAACCAATCCCGACTCGCGCCGTCTGATTGTCTCGGCATGGAATGTGGCTGACATACCGCGCATGGCCCTGGCGCCATGCCATGCTTTTTTCCAGTTCTATGTCGCCGATGGCAAATTATCGTGCCAGCTATATCAACGCAGTGCCGATATCTTTTTGGGAGTGCCATTCAATATTGCCAGCTACGCCCTGCTAACGCACATGGTTGCGCAGCAGTGCGACTTAGAGCCGGGTGAGTTTATTTGGACGGGGGGCGATTGCCACCTCTACAGCAATCACCTCGAGCAGGTTGAGCTGCAACTCTCACGTAAGCCCTTCCCACTGCCACAACTGAAGATCGGGCGTAAGCCTGCATCACTCTTTGACTATGCCTTTGAAGACTTTGAAATTGTGGGTTATGAATGCCATCCCCACATCAAAGCGCCCGTTGCCATTTAA
- a CDS encoding dihydrofolate reductase, with product MTQPAISMIVARAHGNVIGRDNQMPWKISADLQFFKRVTMGYPVIMGRKTWESIGRPLPGRRNIVVSRNADLQLTGAEVASSLGDALQRLSDLERVFVIGGEQLFTQAFDLADRLYITEIDIEVDGGDTFFTVPHPEQWREQERTPAHEGDIHFDFVTLERKPG from the coding sequence ATGACTCAACCTGCTATCTCTATGATTGTTGCTCGCGCTCACGGCAATGTTATCGGTCGCGACAATCAAATGCCCTGGAAAATATCTGCTGACCTGCAATTTTTTAAGCGCGTCACCATGGGCTACCCCGTCATCATGGGTCGTAAGACTTGGGAATCGATTGGCCGCCCTTTACCTGGCAGGCGCAATATTGTCGTAAGCCGCAATGCCGACTTGCAGCTCACTGGCGCGGAAGTCGCTAGCTCCTTGGGTGATGCGCTACAGCGCTTGAGCGATCTTGAACGGGTATTTGTGATTGGCGGTGAGCAACTCTTTACCCAGGCCTTTGATTTAGCTGACCGCCTTTATATTACCGAAATTGATATTGAGGTTGACGGCGGCGATACCTTTTTTACCGTCCCCCACCCAGAACAATGGCGCGAACAAGAGCGCACCCCTGCACACGAAGGTGACATCCACTTTGACTTTGTCACCTTGGAGCGCAAGCCGGGTTAA
- a CDS encoding TRAP transporter substrate-binding protein, which translates to MERRSFLKKATIATGVGGATLAAPAIAQSQPSLNWRLVSSFPKSLDNLYGTSEIFANALRKATDGKFNIKVFAAGEIVPPLQVQDAVQNGTVEVGHTAGYYSLGKDSAFIFDTAAPFGMTARQQTAWMLHGNGMKLMRELYASYNIVNFMGGQTGTQMGGWFRKEIKTVADLKGLKFRIAGFAGNILSKLGVVPQQLPAGEIYSALEKGTIDAAEFVGPYDDEKLGLAKVAKNYYYPAWWEGGASLSFLVNKKKWDELPPAYQAAWEGACFQAHTEMCAKYDALNPPALQRLLQNGAVLRKFNTQILDACFTATQEAYAEESAKNPRFKAIYEDYRRFRNMEAQWFNVAEQAFAQYSFNKKL; encoded by the coding sequence GTGGAGCGCAGATCATTTTTAAAAAAAGCAACGATTGCAACCGGTGTTGGCGGAGCCACTTTGGCGGCACCAGCGATTGCGCAATCACAGCCCAGCCTGAATTGGCGGCTTGTTTCGAGCTTTCCGAAGTCATTGGATAATTTGTATGGCACATCCGAGATTTTTGCCAATGCGCTGCGCAAAGCAACCGATGGCAAGTTCAACATCAAGGTGTTTGCTGCCGGCGAAATCGTCCCGCCCCTGCAAGTGCAGGATGCAGTACAAAATGGCACGGTTGAGGTAGGCCATACCGCGGGCTATTACTCCTTAGGCAAAGACAGTGCCTTTATCTTTGACACTGCAGCGCCGTTTGGTATGACTGCACGCCAGCAAACTGCGTGGATGCTCCATGGCAACGGTATGAAGTTAATGCGTGAGCTCTATGCTTCCTACAATATCGTGAACTTCATGGGCGGCCAAACAGGAACCCAAATGGGCGGCTGGTTTCGGAAAGAAATTAAAACGGTTGCCGATCTCAAGGGCCTAAAGTTTCGGATTGCCGGGTTTGCTGGCAACATTCTTTCCAAATTAGGGGTTGTGCCACAACAGCTGCCTGCCGGTGAGATTTATTCCGCCTTAGAAAAAGGCACAATCGATGCCGCCGAATTTGTCGGTCCCTACGATGACGAAAAATTGGGGCTAGCCAAGGTAGCCAAAAATTACTACTACCCTGCGTGGTGGGAGGGTGGCGCGTCACTGTCTTTTCTGGTGAATAAAAAGAAGTGGGACGAACTGCCTCCTGCATATCAAGCTGCGTGGGAGGGCGCCTGCTTTCAGGCGCATACCGAGATGTGTGCAAAGTACGATGCCCTAAATCCCCCAGCATTGCAGCGCTTACTGCAAAACGGTGCCGTGCTGCGGAAGTTCAATACGCAAATACTCGACGCCTGTTTTACGGCAACCCAAGAAGCCTACGCCGAGGAGTCTGCAAAAAATCCCCGCTTCAAAGCCATTTATGAGGATTATCGGCGCTTTCGGAATATGGAGGCGCAGTGGTTTAATGTGGCCGAACAGGCATTTGCGCAATACAGCTTCAATAAAAAACTGTAA
- the pmbA gene encoding metalloprotease PmbA gives MFTYTPNQFKVIVEFMLSEARKLGASDAAVEVSEGQGLSVTVRKGAVETIEQSLDKQIGLSVYLGQRRGNASTSDFSPDSLRKTVEAAFHIARHTAEDDCAGLPDPDLLEKKPKNLDLFHPWMIESEEAIALAQRAEAAAFAVSPQITNSDGASVSAHHAHFMMGTSNGFMGGYPYSRHFISCAPIASGGRKKSAMQRDDWYSSSRMAQDLAKPADIGRYAAQRALSRLNAKSLSTRRCPVIFEAPLAAGLLGTLVQAVSGGALYRRSSFLLDSLGKPVLPSHVDLIENPHLKGLTGSSPFDEEGVKTRARSVVSKGVLEGYFLSSYSARKLGMKTTGNAGGSHHLTLSSSRTPKGGLPALLKEMGTGLLVTELMGQGVNYVTGDYSRGAFGYWVEGGEIQYPVEEITIAGNVRDMLMDIELIGSDVLVRGTKEVGSILIGSMTIGGK, from the coding sequence ATATACCCCCAATCAATTCAAAGTCATTGTCGAATTTATGCTTTCCGAGGCCCGCAAGTTGGGCGCCTCTGATGCCGCGGTCGAGGTTTCCGAGGGTCAAGGCCTCTCGGTCACCGTACGTAAAGGAGCGGTAGAAACCATTGAGCAAAGTCTGGATAAGCAAATTGGCCTCAGCGTATACCTTGGTCAGCGCCGGGGCAATGCCAGCACCAGTGATTTTTCACCGGATTCCTTGCGTAAAACCGTAGAGGCTGCATTTCATATTGCGCGCCATACCGCGGAAGACGATTGTGCTGGCCTGCCCGATCCAGATCTCTTGGAAAAAAAGCCTAAAAACTTAGACCTATTTCATCCGTGGATGATTGAATCAGAAGAGGCCATTGCCTTAGCTCAGCGTGCAGAGGCTGCTGCATTTGCAGTCAGTCCGCAAATCACGAATAGCGACGGCGCCTCGGTATCGGCACACCACGCTCATTTCATGATGGGTACCAGCAACGGCTTTATGGGCGGTTACCCATACTCGCGGCACTTTATTTCCTGTGCGCCGATTGCTAGCGGTGGCAGAAAAAAATCGGCCATGCAGCGCGACGATTGGTATTCCAGTTCGCGCATGGCACAAGACCTAGCCAAGCCAGCGGATATTGGTCGTTATGCAGCGCAGCGCGCCTTGTCGCGCCTGAATGCCAAATCACTCAGCACCCGCCGCTGCCCCGTTATCTTTGAAGCTCCGCTGGCTGCAGGCTTATTAGGCACCTTGGTGCAGGCCGTTTCGGGCGGTGCTTTGTATCGCCGTTCAAGCTTCTTGTTAGACAGCCTCGGTAAGCCAGTATTGCCAAGCCACGTTGACTTGATCGAGAACCCGCACCTCAAAGGCTTAACTGGCAGCTCGCCATTCGATGAGGAGGGTGTTAAGACCCGCGCGCGCAGCGTAGTATCCAAGGGGGTTTTAGAGGGCTACTTCCTCTCAAGCTACTCTGCTCGTAAGCTTGGCATGAAAACCACCGGCAATGCAGGGGGATCACATCACCTCACGCTCAGTAGCTCAAGAACGCCTAAAGGCGGTTTGCCTGCCTTGTTGAAGGAAATGGGTACGGGCTTACTCGTTACCGAGCTGATGGGTCAGGGCGTTAATTATGTCACCGGTGATTACTCTCGCGGTGCTTTTGGTTACTGGGTTGAAGGCGGGGAGATACAGTACCCCGTTGAAGAAATTACCATTGCTGGAAACGTGCGGGACATGCTGATGGACATCGAACTGATTGGTAGTGATGTTTTGGTTCGCGGCACCAAAGAAGTGGGCTCGATTCTGATTGGATCGATGACCATTGGTGGAAAATAA